A genomic region of uncultured Roseibium sp. contains the following coding sequences:
- the ggt gene encoding gamma-glutamyltransferase — MKRDFQAPGRSPVFARNAAAATSHPLATSAVLEVLQSGGNAVDAAIAGVAVQCVVETHMTGIGGDCFAIVTEPDGRLTGFNGSGAAPKAASPERLAELGVKEITDTSAHAVTVPGAVRAWETLLSAHGTRSFKELFKRAIEYARDGFPVAPRVARDWAENVSKLAGDEISAARYLISGQAPETGTILKYPHLADTLERIAEGGADAFYSGDIARDIVSALQAKGGLMTEDDLAACHTTAVAPVMRDYKGYSVAELPPNGQGVIALVILGILEKFDLENLDPLGPERFHLEMEASRIAYAVRDKFVTDPNYMDVCHTRLIGSDYIDQLASLVSLENRISPLPEASLSPQTDTVYLSVVDKDGLSVSFINSLFSDFGSGIVAPASGVLLHSRGKSFRAAPGHANSIDGGKRPMHTIIPAMVLKDGAPFLSFGVMGGQYQACGHAHLLTNIIDYGMDVQAAIDFPRMFFDLDTHDLQAERFVPPSTVDGLKARGHTVVPASGPIGGSQAIMIDKGRHLLTAGSDPRKDGHAAGY; from the coding sequence GTGAAGCGTGATTTTCAGGCTCCGGGGCGCTCGCCGGTCTTTGCGCGCAACGCGGCGGCTGCAACCTCTCACCCATTGGCGACAAGTGCCGTTCTGGAAGTTCTGCAAAGCGGCGGCAATGCGGTCGATGCCGCGATTGCAGGTGTTGCCGTGCAGTGCGTCGTCGAAACGCACATGACCGGTATCGGTGGCGACTGTTTCGCGATCGTGACCGAACCCGATGGCCGCCTGACCGGTTTCAACGGTTCGGGCGCAGCGCCCAAAGCGGCGTCGCCCGAGCGTCTCGCGGAACTGGGTGTGAAGGAAATTACCGACACGTCCGCGCATGCCGTCACCGTGCCAGGAGCCGTGCGGGCCTGGGAAACGCTGCTGTCGGCACACGGCACGCGATCGTTCAAGGAGCTCTTCAAACGCGCCATCGAATATGCCCGCGACGGTTTCCCCGTGGCTCCAAGGGTTGCGCGCGACTGGGCGGAAAATGTCTCAAAACTTGCAGGCGATGAAATCTCGGCAGCGCGCTACCTGATCAGCGGTCAGGCGCCGGAAACCGGTACCATATTGAAATACCCGCATCTTGCCGACACCCTCGAACGGATCGCGGAAGGCGGCGCGGACGCATTCTACAGCGGCGACATCGCCCGCGACATCGTGTCGGCGCTCCAGGCCAAGGGCGGCCTGATGACCGAAGACGACCTTGCCGCATGTCACACGACCGCCGTCGCCCCCGTCATGCGCGACTACAAGGGCTACTCCGTTGCCGAACTTCCGCCGAACGGACAGGGCGTCATAGCGCTGGTGATCCTCGGGATCCTGGAGAAGTTCGATCTGGAAAACCTGGACCCACTCGGCCCGGAACGGTTTCACCTGGAGATGGAGGCCTCGCGCATCGCCTACGCGGTTCGGGACAAATTTGTTACCGACCCCAACTACATGGATGTGTGCCACACGCGGCTGATCGGGTCAGACTATATCGACCAGCTCGCGAGCCTGGTCTCGCTCGAGAACCGCATTTCCCCGCTTCCCGAGGCTTCTCTTTCACCACAGACCGACACGGTCTATCTGAGCGTTGTCGACAAGGACGGCCTTTCGGTTTCCTTCATCAATTCTCTGTTCAGCGATTTCGGCTCGGGGATCGTCGCCCCGGCGAGCGGCGTGCTGCTTCATAGCCGCGGCAAATCGTTCAGGGCCGCGCCGGGACACGCGAATTCGATCGATGGCGGCAAGCGGCCGATGCACACGATCATTCCCGCCATGGTCCTGAAGGATGGCGCTCCGTTCCTGTCGTTCGGGGTGATGGGCGGACAATACCAGGCCTGCGGCCATGCGCATCTTCTGACGAACATCATCGATTACGGCATGGATGTGCAGGCCGCGATCGATTTTCCGCGCATGTTCTTCGATCTGGACACTCACGACCTCCAGGCGGAACGCTTCGTGCCTCCCTCAACCGTCGACGGCCTGAAAGCACGCGGCCATACGGTCGTTCCGGCGTCCGGACCGATCGGCGGCAGCCAGGCGATCATGATCGACAAGGGGCGTCATCTCCTGACCGCAGGGTCCGATCCGCGCAAGGACGGGCACGCCGCCGGCTACTAG
- a CDS encoding heme-binding protein has translation MANGISLSTAETITSAAFAKAAELGLKPLTVVVLDAGGHTVTLKRQDGSSNLRPQIATGKANGALAVGTGTRWLNANAETRPHFVNALNGAAGGNIIPVPGGVLVRNDAGETLGAVGITGDTSDNDEACAVAGIETAGLVADCG, from the coding sequence ATGGCAAATGGCATTTCACTTTCAACGGCAGAGACCATCACTTCCGCCGCATTTGCAAAAGCGGCCGAACTGGGCCTGAAGCCGCTCACCGTTGTCGTGCTGGATGCGGGCGGTCACACCGTGACGCTGAAGCGGCAGGACGGCTCGTCCAACCTGCGTCCGCAGATCGCGACGGGAAAGGCGAACGGCGCACTTGCGGTCGGCACTGGAACCCGGTGGCTGAACGCAAACGCGGAAACGCGTCCTCATTTCGTCAATGCGCTCAACGGCGCCGCCGGCGGCAACATCATACCGGTACCGGGCGGCGTGCTGGTCAGGAATGATGCAGGTGAAACACTCGGCGCCGTCGGCATTACCGGCGACACGTCCGACAACGACGAAGCCTGCGCCGTGGCCGGGATCGAGACAGCCGGTCTGGTCGCCGATTGCGGATAA
- the phaR gene encoding polyhydroxyalkanoate synthesis repressor PhaR, translating to MAKTTEPTIIKKYANRRLYNTGTSTYVTLEDLAVMVKGEEDFVVYDAKSGEEITRSVLTQIIFEQEGKGQNLLPVTFLRQLIRFYGDSMQGLVPSFLEYSMTSLTKEQEKLRSQMSEAFGATAFDAIEDQVKRNTEMFERAMKMFMPFPTGEAGNSSTAGSAPADAKKSASGPGELDDMKRQLEEMQKKINQLSDKS from the coding sequence ATGGCTAAGACAACCGAGCCTACAATCATCAAGAAATACGCCAACCGGCGGCTCTACAACACGGGCACCAGCACCTATGTCACGCTTGAGGATCTCGCGGTGATGGTGAAGGGAGAAGAGGATTTCGTGGTCTACGACGCCAAATCGGGAGAGGAAATTACCCGGTCGGTGCTCACGCAGATCATTTTCGAGCAGGAAGGCAAGGGCCAGAATCTTCTGCCCGTCACGTTTCTGCGGCAGTTGATCCGCTTTTACGGCGACAGCATGCAGGGTCTGGTTCCAAGCTTTCTGGAATATTCGATGACGTCGCTCACCAAGGAACAGGAAAAGCTGCGCTCGCAAATGAGCGAGGCTTTCGGTGCAACCGCTTTCGATGCCATCGAGGATCAGGTGAAGCGGAACACCGAAATGTTCGAGCGTGCCATGAAAATGTTCATGCCGTTCCCGACCGGTGAAGCGGGAAATTCCTCGACTGCCGGATCAGCTCCAGCCGATGCCAAGAAAAGCGCGTCCGGCCCCGGTGAACTCGATGACATGAAACGGCAGCTGGAAGAAATGCAGAAAAAGATCAACCAGCTTTCGGACAAATCCTGA
- a CDS encoding acetyl-CoA C-acetyltransferase translates to MSASTDIVIVSATRTPVGSFNGSFANVPAHDLGTIVMKAAMEQAGVEGGDIDEVVFGQVLTAAQGQNPARQAAINAGIADSSSAWTLNQVCGSGLRTVAIAAQQIQTGDATIMMAGGQENMSLSPHAAHMRNGYKMGDYKMIDTMIKDGLWDAFNGYHMGQTAENVAEKWQINRDQQDAFAVASQNKAEAAQKAGKFKDEITPVTVKERRAEKVVEDDEYIRHGATLESVAKLRPAFNKEGSVTAANASGINDGAAAILVMSAAEAEKRDLTPLARIASWATAGVDPAIMGSGPIPASRKALEKAGWAAADLDLVEANEAFAAQACAVNKDMGWNPDIVNVNGGAIAIGHPIGASGARILTTLLHEMNRRDAKKGLATLCIGGGMGVAMCLER, encoded by the coding sequence ATGAGCGCTTCCACAGATATCGTTATTGTCAGCGCGACCCGCACGCCTGTTGGATCTTTCAACGGCTCGTTCGCCAACGTTCCGGCACATGACCTGGGCACAATCGTCATGAAAGCCGCCATGGAACAGGCCGGCGTCGAAGGCGGAGACATCGACGAAGTCGTGTTCGGTCAGGTTCTGACGGCCGCGCAGGGACAGAACCCGGCACGACAGGCCGCGATCAATGCCGGCATTGCCGACAGTTCATCCGCCTGGACCCTGAACCAGGTTTGCGGATCCGGTTTGCGCACCGTTGCTATTGCAGCGCAGCAGATCCAGACCGGCGATGCCACCATCATGATGGCCGGCGGCCAGGAAAACATGTCGCTGTCGCCCCATGCTGCGCATATGCGCAACGGCTACAAGATGGGCGATTACAAGATGATCGACACCATGATCAAGGATGGTCTGTGGGACGCCTTCAACGGCTACCATATGGGCCAGACGGCGGAGAACGTTGCCGAGAAATGGCAGATCAACCGCGATCAGCAGGACGCATTCGCCGTAGCCTCGCAGAACAAGGCCGAGGCTGCCCAGAAAGCCGGCAAGTTCAAGGACGAGATCACCCCGGTTACGGTCAAGGAACGCCGGGCCGAGAAAGTGGTCGAGGACGACGAATACATCCGTCACGGCGCGACCCTTGAAAGCGTTGCCAAGCTGCGCCCGGCCTTCAACAAGGAAGGCTCCGTCACCGCCGCCAACGCATCCGGCATCAACGACGGTGCGGCCGCCATCCTCGTCATGAGCGCGGCAGAAGCTGAAAAGCGCGATCTGACGCCGCTCGCCCGGATCGCGTCCTGGGCAACCGCCGGCGTCGACCCGGCCATCATGGGCTCGGGTCCGATCCCCGCTTCCCGCAAGGCGCTTGAAAAAGCAGGTTGGGCCGCGGCCGACCTCGATCTGGTCGAAGCCAACGAAGCCTTTGCCGCGCAGGCCTGCGCTGTCAACAAGGACATGGGCTGGAACCCGGACATCGTCAACGTGAACGGCGGCGCGATCGCCATCGGCCATCCGATCGGCGCATCGGGTGCGCGCATTCTGACGACCCTGCTGCACGAAATGAACCGCCGCGACGCCAAGAAGGGTCTCGCGACCCTGTGCATCGGCGGCGGCATGGGCGTTGCCATGTGCCTGGAGCGCTGA
- the phbB gene encoding acetoacetyl-CoA reductase: MSKVALVTGGTRGIGEAISRGLKDAGYTVAATYAGNTEKAEAFKAETGIHVFKWDVSDPEACAAGIAQVENELGPVEVLVNNAGITRDGMFHKMDFDQWRAVLSTNLDSMFTMTHPVINGMRGRGSGRIINISSINGQKGQMGQTNYSAAKAGVIGFTKALAQENAFKGITVNCVCPGYINTDMVAAMPEKVLESIVSNIPVGRLGHPEEIAQTVVYLASDAAAFMTGAVMTINGGQYVANG; this comes from the coding sequence ATGAGCAAGGTCGCACTGGTCACGGGCGGAACACGCGGCATCGGCGAGGCAATCTCGCGCGGGCTGAAGGACGCCGGCTACACCGTGGCAGCCACCTACGCGGGCAACACCGAAAAGGCGGAAGCCTTCAAGGCGGAAACCGGCATTCATGTCTTTAAATGGGATGTCTCCGACCCCGAAGCCTGCGCCGCCGGGATTGCCCAGGTCGAAAACGAGCTTGGCCCGGTCGAGGTGCTGGTCAACAATGCCGGCATCACCCGCGACGGCATGTTCCACAAGATGGACTTCGACCAGTGGCGCGCGGTGTTGTCCACCAACCTGGATTCCATGTTCACGATGACCCATCCCGTCATCAACGGCATGCGCGGACGCGGCTCCGGCCGCATCATCAACATCTCGTCCATCAACGGCCAGAAAGGCCAGATGGGCCAGACGAACTACTCGGCAGCCAAGGCCGGCGTGATCGGCTTCACCAAGGCGCTGGCACAGGAAAACGCCTTCAAGGGCATCACCGTGAACTGCGTCTGCCCGGGCTACATCAACACCGACATGGTTGCCGCCATGCCGGAAAAGGTGCTGGAGTCGATCGTCTCCAACATCCCGGTCGGCCGTCTCGGCCACCCGGAAGAAATCGCCCAGACCGTGGTCTACCTGGCCTCTGACGCCGCCGCCTTCATGACCGGCGCGGTCATGACCATCAACGGCGGCCAGTACGTCGCCAACGGCTGA
- a CDS encoding peptidoglycan-binding domain-containing protein — MMLLKIGSQGEAVEQVQGGLNHAGASIYPELETDGIFGGKTHARVVEFQGKNGLAKDGIVGQKTKGALDKFIEAFLNHIKTLTPPADEQAARDRIVDIARKMHASHGWRLSDQLGADRQRIAMNYQADSATKERQGGAILAQIAMLTGNPDIQAHRCLHISDADVQRYAAALPPMDLGKWCGAFVFAVYKLAGLKIGSWPMVSTAAPKQGKPTLFTTVMKASDVKPGDYGVANWGKDPVTKKPGENHHFLVVKVNGGQLTTIEGNVNFRVSDSFAPLTIVQRDKYSIHGIMKDPQKDSGFGRPIWSKVL; from the coding sequence ATGATGCTGTTGAAAATCGGTTCGCAAGGCGAGGCCGTGGAGCAGGTACAAGGGGGCCTGAACCACGCAGGTGCCTCGATCTATCCGGAGTTGGAGACGGACGGGATCTTCGGTGGCAAGACCCATGCGAGGGTGGTCGAGTTCCAGGGCAAGAACGGTTTGGCCAAGGACGGCATCGTCGGACAAAAGACGAAGGGTGCGCTGGACAAGTTCATCGAGGCATTTCTCAACCACATCAAGACACTGACACCGCCGGCCGATGAACAGGCCGCGCGCGACCGCATCGTCGACATCGCGCGCAAAATGCATGCAAGCCATGGCTGGCGGCTGTCCGACCAGCTCGGGGCGGACCGGCAGAGGATCGCGATGAACTATCAGGCCGACAGCGCCACCAAGGAACGCCAGGGCGGCGCCATCCTCGCGCAGATCGCCATGCTGACCGGCAACCCCGATATCCAGGCGCATCGATGTCTTCATATTTCGGACGCCGACGTCCAGCGCTATGCCGCCGCACTGCCGCCGATGGATCTCGGCAAGTGGTGCGGCGCGTTTGTCTTTGCCGTCTACAAGCTTGCCGGGCTGAAGATCGGGTCCTGGCCGATGGTGAGCACAGCGGCGCCAAAACAAGGAAAGCCAACGCTGTTCACGACCGTGATGAAGGCGTCGGACGTGAAGCCCGGCGACTACGGCGTCGCGAACTGGGGCAAGGACCCGGTCACGAAAAAGCCGGGTGAAAACCACCACTTCCTCGTGGTGAAGGTCAACGGCGGCCAGCTGACGACAATCGAAGGCAACGTCAATTTCCGCGTCAGCGACAGTTTCGCGCCGCTCACCATCGTGCAGCGCGACAAGTACTCGATCCACGGCATCATGAAAGACCCGCAAAAAGACAGCGGCTTCGGCCGGCCGATCTGGTCGAAGGTGCTTTGA
- a CDS encoding TetR/AcrR family transcriptional regulator — MTDTKKMGRPRTFDSRQALTAAMNVFWAKGYDGASLKDLTGAMGISGPSMYAAFGDKRELFLKTIDLYGDVDGCAPVVMFESEPDIRLAVRGFLEEVITYATAHESGAKGCFLASSVSASIGEVEGVKERVEKAIEDTDKRLASRFEREKENKVLQEDFPSLERARLLYDIRQGYMFRGRAGWTAEAMRQDLDHRVSMILA, encoded by the coding sequence TTGACCGATACAAAAAAAATGGGCCGCCCACGGACTTTCGACAGCCGGCAGGCGCTGACGGCTGCCATGAACGTGTTCTGGGCGAAGGGCTATGACGGTGCCTCGCTGAAGGATCTGACCGGAGCGATGGGCATCAGCGGGCCGAGCATGTATGCCGCGTTCGGCGACAAGCGGGAACTCTTCCTCAAGACCATCGACCTTTACGGTGACGTCGACGGTTGCGCGCCCGTTGTCATGTTCGAGAGCGAACCGGACATCCGACTTGCGGTGCGCGGGTTTCTGGAAGAGGTGATCACCTACGCAACGGCCCATGAAAGCGGCGCCAAGGGTTGTTTCCTTGCCTCGAGCGTGTCGGCGAGCATCGGCGAAGTCGAGGGCGTCAAGGAGCGGGTCGAAAAGGCGATCGAAGACACGGACAAGCGCCTTGCCTCCCGGTTCGAGCGGGAAAAGGAAAACAAGGTTCTTCAGGAAGATTTCCCGTCGCTCGAGCGTGCCCGGCTTCTCTACGATATCAGGCAAGGCTACATGTTCCGTGGCCGCGCCGGGTGGACGGCGGAGGCCATGCGCCAGGACCTGGACCACCGGGTCAGCATGATCCTTGCCTGA
- a CDS encoding redoxin domain-containing protein → MTNSKPLVGQAFPKITLSRLGGGSVELGTPADGHDWQMVVIYRGKHCPICTRYLKELGGIAPELSRIGVDVVAASADPEDRAAHQTGEAGVSFPVGIGLSVDEMRTLGLYVSDPRSAEETDRPFAEPGLFVVNGAGKLQVVDISNAPFARPALSSMLMGLNFIKNPANNYPVRGTHHDNI, encoded by the coding sequence ATGACAAACTCAAAACCTCTTGTAGGTCAGGCCTTCCCGAAAATCACCCTGTCCCGGCTGGGTGGCGGATCAGTGGAACTCGGCACGCCGGCAGACGGGCACGACTGGCAGATGGTCGTGATCTATCGCGGCAAACACTGCCCCATCTGCACCAGATACCTGAAGGAGCTCGGCGGGATCGCGCCCGAGCTGAGCAGGATCGGCGTGGATGTCGTGGCGGCGTCGGCCGACCCGGAAGATCGCGCTGCGCATCAGACAGGCGAAGCGGGCGTAAGCTTTCCCGTCGGCATCGGCTTGAGTGTCGATGAAATGCGGACGCTCGGTCTCTATGTCTCCGATCCGCGTTCCGCCGAAGAAACCGACCGCCCTTTCGCCGAGCCGGGGCTCTTTGTCGTCAACGGTGCGGGCAAGCTTCAGGTCGTCGACATTTCAAACGCGCCCTTCGCGCGGCCGGCCCTCTCATCGATGCTCATGGGACTGAATTTCATCAAGAACCCGGCCAACAACTACCCGGTCAGGGGGACGCATCATGACAACATCTGA
- a CDS encoding nuclear transport factor 2 family protein: protein MTTSETTTQEIKAVIQRLIENVAEDNTAILEEIYHDDMQVIMLDPDDAVSVSGKAEFREMIRSALEANNGTIGTWAKFHHVSVDGDKAHVLISRQNELTGPDMQITLGIDLLRERNRWQITREVIVTRPRTRAA from the coding sequence ATGACAACATCTGAAACGACCACGCAGGAAATCAAGGCCGTCATTCAGCGCCTGATCGAGAACGTCGCCGAAGACAACACCGCGATCCTCGAGGAGATCTATCACGACGACATGCAGGTCATCATGCTCGATCCGGACGATGCGGTCAGCGTGTCGGGCAAGGCGGAGTTCCGGGAAATGATCCGGTCGGCCCTGGAGGCCAACAACGGCACCATCGGAACCTGGGCGAAGTTTCATCATGTCTCGGTCGATGGCGACAAGGCCCACGTCCTGATCTCGCGGCAGAACGAGCTGACCGGACCCGACATGCAGATCACGCTTGGGATCGATCTGCTGCGCGAACGAAACCGCTGGCAGATCACCCGCGAAGTGATCGTCACACGACCAAGAACCAGGGCGGCCTGA
- a CDS encoding nuclear transport factor 2 family protein, whose product MYVRKSLNKLAVVTAIAGPLLSAGDVRADPVAELKRLNHRFNEAVADHDADAVLSLYADDTIWIEQGKPAVEGLAEPRKLFEFVTANKGDVTHSIDTLFVSDDGTLAVMIGSVDARMDNVGMDATGTYLYVLKPSGDGWKVVTDMWHQHAK is encoded by the coding sequence ATGTATGTCCGAAAATCTCTCAACAAGCTTGCAGTCGTAACGGCGATTGCCGGCCCCCTTCTTTCGGCAGGCGATGTCCGCGCCGATCCCGTTGCCGAACTGAAACGCCTGAACCACCGCTTCAATGAAGCCGTGGCAGATCACGATGCGGACGCCGTCCTGTCGCTCTACGCGGATGACACGATCTGGATCGAGCAGGGCAAGCCCGCGGTCGAAGGCCTTGCAGAACCCAGGAAACTCTTCGAGTTCGTCACGGCCAACAAGGGAGACGTTACCCATTCCATCGACACGCTCTTCGTCTCCGACGACGGCACACTTGCCGTCATGATCGGCTCTGTCGACGCCAGGATGGACAACGTGGGCATGGATGCGACCGGAACTTATCTCTACGTGCTCAAGCCGTCCGGCGACGGTTGGAAAGTGGTCACGGACATGTGGCATCAGCACGCGAAGTAG
- a CDS encoding DUF3299 domain-containing protein, producing MRAILCLILLIGLMQPAWAVKQVNWQDLIDPVAADFDDPFAALGLAELRSLGTVLRLRKLLADPGLESDARADAADRLDREEAKLAASGVDTDGLLSRRQEIGRKRAEAVMAGNPDLDGRRISIPGYVIPVLGAEKAPSSSGYLVPERGMCSHTPAPDPNQMIRYTLATDWTADSLYEPVELVGTLNIRPTRQEITLIDGQVEMIAVFEMQVTAVVPRAQKEPGTAERSFLHFKRPQTR from the coding sequence ATGCGAGCAATCCTTTGCCTGATCCTGCTGATTGGCCTCATGCAACCGGCATGGGCGGTGAAACAGGTGAACTGGCAGGATCTGATCGACCCGGTCGCGGCCGATTTCGATGATCCCTTCGCCGCGCTCGGTCTCGCCGAGCTGAGATCTCTCGGTACGGTCCTGCGGTTGCGCAAGCTGCTTGCGGATCCCGGTCTTGAAAGTGATGCGCGGGCGGATGCCGCGGATCGACTCGATCGCGAAGAGGCGAAACTTGCAGCGTCCGGGGTCGACACCGATGGTCTTTTGTCCCGCCGGCAGGAAATAGGCCGCAAGCGCGCGGAAGCGGTGATGGCGGGCAATCCGGATCTTGACGGCAGGCGCATCTCGATCCCCGGCTACGTCATTCCCGTTCTCGGCGCGGAGAAGGCACCCTCCAGCAGCGGATATCTCGTTCCGGAACGTGGCATGTGTTCCCACACGCCCGCTCCGGACCCGAACCAGATGATCCGTTACACGCTTGCGACGGACTGGACGGCCGATTCCCTCTACGAACCGGTCGAACTCGTCGGCACGCTCAACATCAGGCCGACCCGGCAGGAGATCACCCTGATCGACGGGCAGGTGGAGATGATCGCTGTCTTCGAGATGCAGGTCACGGCCGTCGTCCCGCGTGCGCAGAAAGAACCCGGCACGGCGGAGAGGTCCTTTCTCCACTTCAAGCGTCCGCAGACGCGCTAG
- a CDS encoding methyltransferase domain-containing protein encodes MTFLADGFRQVDNAANRAKLETCLSLMERLPDFQTYKRTSYEALVLGPDSRVADLACGLGFDLPRLKQLVPGGSVTGFDLSDSFVKAAQGHVADVLGAADPSITVRQGDIHALGCDPDLFDAARIDRSLQHIPDPAAAIGEMARIVRPGGIVCASEPDWSSFVIGSDLAAISRHAEDAFRNGFLNPMIGRELVDLIGGHLPITHHSVHPVLLKRLSDAEIIFDLTETLQRCVAEEKIPAAEAGTFYADLEERDKNHRFFALLNIHVVAGRKR; translated from the coding sequence ATGACCTTTCTCGCAGACGGTTTCAGACAGGTAGACAATGCCGCCAACCGCGCAAAGCTGGAGACCTGCCTGTCATTGATGGAGCGCCTGCCGGACTTCCAGACCTACAAGAGAACCTCCTATGAGGCGCTGGTTCTTGGCCCGGACAGCAGGGTTGCCGACCTTGCCTGTGGCCTCGGCTTCGATCTGCCGCGGCTGAAGCAGCTGGTGCCTGGCGGCAGCGTCACCGGGTTTGATCTGAGCGACAGTTTCGTCAAGGCCGCACAGGGCCATGTCGCCGACGTACTCGGGGCCGCGGACCCGTCCATCACCGTCCGCCAGGGCGACATCCATGCGCTTGGATGCGATCCGGATCTGTTCGACGCGGCGCGGATCGACCGGTCCCTCCAGCACATCCCGGATCCCGCAGCGGCGATCGGTGAAATGGCGCGGATCGTGCGCCCCGGCGGCATTGTCTGTGCGTCAGAGCCGGACTGGAGCAGTTTCGTCATCGGGTCGGATCTCGCCGCGATTTCGCGCCATGCCGAGGACGCCTTCAGAAACGGATTTCTCAATCCGATGATCGGCCGGGAGCTTGTCGACCTCATCGGCGGTCATCTGCCGATTACCCACCACAGCGTTCATCCCGTTCTGCTGAAGAGGCTTTCGGATGCCGAGATCATCTTCGATCTCACCGAAACCCTTCAGCGTTGCGTTGCAGAGGAGAAGATCCCCGCCGCGGAAGCCGGGACCTTTTACGCGGACCTGGAAGAACGCGACAAGAACCATCGCTTTTTTGCTTTGCTGAACATCCATGTGGTCGCCGGGCGGAAACGATAG
- a CDS encoding septation protein A, with product MELERDPNDPTRKELSPLLKLALELGPLGVFFLFNSRGAQIAEAFPALQVIGEPIFLATAAFMVAITISLTVSLWLTRRLPIMPLVSGVVVLVFGALTLWLHDELFIKLKPTIVNCLFGSVLLGGLFFGKALLGYVFDSAFKLTDEGWRKLTFRWGIFFFVLAAINEIVWRSFSTDFWVSFKVFGIMPITLVFTLTQLPLIQKHAITDETKDA from the coding sequence ATGGAATTGGAACGCGACCCGAACGATCCGACCCGAAAGGAGCTGTCACCGCTCCTGAAGCTGGCGCTTGAGCTGGGTCCGCTTGGTGTGTTCTTCCTGTTCAACTCGCGCGGCGCGCAGATCGCTGAGGCGTTTCCGGCACTTCAGGTCATCGGTGAGCCGATTTTCCTGGCAACGGCCGCCTTCATGGTCGCCATCACGATCTCCCTCACCGTGTCGCTCTGGCTGACGCGCCGCCTGCCGATCATGCCGCTGGTTTCCGGCGTCGTCGTCCTGGTCTTCGGCGCGCTGACGCTGTGGCTGCATGATGAACTCTTCATCAAGCTCAAACCGACCATCGTGAACTGCCTGTTCGGCTCCGTCCTCCTCGGCGGCCTTTTCTTCGGCAAGGCGCTGCTCGGCTATGTCTTCGACAGTGCCTTCAAGCTGACGGACGAAGGCTGGCGCAAACTCACCTTTCGCTGGGGCATCTTCTTCTTCGTGCTGGCAGCGATCAACGAGATCGTCTGGCGCAGTTTCTCGACCGATTTCTGGGTCAGCTTCAAGGTGTTCGGCATCATGCCGATTACACTGGTGTTCACCCTGACCCAGCTTCCCCTGATACAGAAACACGCCATCACTGACGAGACCAAGGACGCCTGA
- the rpmF gene encoding 50S ribosomal protein L32 has product MAVPKRKTSRMKRGFRRSTDALKQPTYVEDKDSGELRRPHHVDLKTGMYRGRQILSPKEDA; this is encoded by the coding sequence ATGGCAGTTCCAAAGAGAAAAACCTCGCGTATGAAGCGCGGTTTTCGCCGTTCTACGGACGCCCTTAAGCAGCCGACTTACGTTGAGGACAAGGATTCGGGCGAACTGCGTCGCCCGCATCACGTTGACCTGAAGACCGGCATGTACCGGGGCCGTCAGATCCTTTCCCCGAAAGAAGACGCATAA